A DNA window from Arachis duranensis cultivar V14167 chromosome 3, aradu.V14167.gnm2.J7QH, whole genome shotgun sequence contains the following coding sequences:
- the LOC107482315 gene encoding uncharacterized protein LOC107482315 isoform X1, translated as MMDTEDQRKTHTPGHESHGVHLCHKCGWPFPNPHPSAKHRRAHKKICGTIEGYKLCSSEEQSRSNGSDDGHGSDDDKKSPGPEVLNIGNKEKDDSGIGDKVNRSEDEVFSDAVADFSDSQGVKESLQEGSLDSSTSVERDGKDDPKFSGSSKDSDFNDAVESQLTFESKDGCQNQHTKILQGERVEEENLPELQDQLSGSTATPLADSIADLRAEESAVVHSKDIFGLSTESHPSKPEAVPDLLPENTVNAGENVTDCNMRSAVLDTISEGKDEVNLIVSDSTSFGLSSESRPEKAEAMPDVLPKNDVQAGENVTDFSLTSAALDTNSKGKDKMRSDQDEVEIIAPSDAVVGETCEGGSKMAVKDAMNVGSSTVSDPHKAEVMPDVLPENKIYADENVRDCVFTSELGSSLKGKNEIKTDVEEVEIIVPSNTGVGENEDNSAISVRDADAVNLDPQVAGGAVNLKEKDSAEFPSVLGQDDSPLGSNSVVITNASIRDVQLESAHVQFSNSSDAQTLLEKEEETTNSNILPTSVDRTEVSPSQGEYEDLERVSRDLSGLDLSDQNNEVTEENSFTFNPSQLTGKNYASPDVHVIDSLGIMNKELVKSEPVAEDMHIEEHTEVSPDKLTVEGSQMSEEIDLSLNERNESNMVHFSVEQGPVDVENSQQISLESISVPSLNESLGNKSFGAETSETSVISIDNTSHHEETKIIGVAVNGMDEGANLEDDLNQTDMLLEVNQSSDLSKNGHAGEIDKTTRDLCGEPASNQEKRPVISDYVIDEPTGKSMVIECKDIDPKSETQEDVREHEECNKSVGTSSESHPAQDEGLLLKATEDVGKHSSLPTINSEPAAQNDSSVKHDQGGQPGKEISGVSATPVQDQSGNDMVKHISSGIDASVYSSSRCDSLEANWGSVSVLSMQSDAHAIIDTETSPSTEVGKSNLINSKATSEKQPSGKSEMFEAPSFMTLVEPRDATSHKAPASEDQKGKNSSSTLQAGWFTSQTQVMNESQARNKNEEIIAKVTNWSTPKEHTPLKSLLGEAAHSHSPSSPKLEENLASRKNGKLPQNNGSGLTTVNSILGPESPSAQALINDAAKEWNSPARYPAEMKREKRKAKSRPYWIQLVCCSSVDLQRRQKTAI; from the exons ATGATGGATACTGAAGATCAAAGAAAAACTCACACTCCAG GGCATGAGAGTCATGGAGTTCATCTCTGTCACAAATGTGGATGGCCTTTCCCGAATCCACATCCAAGTGCCAAGCACAGGCGTGCTCACAAGAAGATCTGTGGAACCATTGAAGGTTACAAGCTGTGTTCCTCCGAGGAACAATCTCGCTCAAACGGCTCAGATGATGGACATGGTtctgatgatgataaaaaatcCCCAg GTCCAGAGGTCTTGAATATAGGCAACAAGGAGAAGGATGATAGTGGAATTGGAGATAAAGTAAATAGATCAGAAGATGAGGTGTTTTCAGATGCAGTTGCAGACTTTTCAGATAGTCAAGGAGTTAAGGAATCTTTGCAGGAAGGTAGTTTGGACTCAAGTACCAGTGTGGAACGGGACGGCAAAgatgatccaaaattttcaggGTCTTCCAAGGACAGTGATTTTAATG ATGCGGTTGAGAGTCAGTTGACTTTTGAGTCAAAGGATGGCTGTCAAAATCAGCACACTAAAATTTTGCAAGGTGAAAGGGTTGAAGAGGAAAACTTACCAGAATTGCAAGATCAATTGTCAGGATCCACTGCGACACCATTAGCTGATTCCATTGCAGATTTACGAGCCGAAGAATCAGCTGTTGTCCATAGTAAGGATATCTTTGGCTTGTCAACTGAATCACATCCCAGCAAACCTGAAGCTGTGCCGGATTTGTTGCCTGAAAATACAGTCAATGCCGGTGAAAATGTGACAGATTGCAATATGAGATCTGCTGTATTGGATACTATTTCGGAAGGAAAGGATGAGGTTAACCTCATAGTCAGTGATTCTACTTCCTTTGGTTTGTCATCCGAATCACGTCCTGAAAAAGCTGAAGCCATGCCAGATGTATTGCCTAAAAATGATGTCCAAGCTGGTGAAAATGTGACAGATTTCAGTCTGACATCTGCTGCATTGGATACTAATTCGAAAGGGAAGGACAAGATGAGGTCTGATCAGGATGAAGTTGAAATTATAGCCCCTTCTGATGCTGTTGTGGGTGAAACATGTGAAGGAGGGTCTAAAATGGCAGTTAAGGATGCAATGAATGTTGGCTCGTCAACTGTATCAGATCCCCACAAAGCTGAAGTGATGCCAGATGTATTGCCTGAAAATAAGATATATGCTGATGAAAATGTGAGAGATTGCGTTTTTACATCTGAATTGGGGTCTAGTTtgaagggaaagaatgagatcAAAACAGATGTTGAAGAAGTTGAAATTATAGTCCCTTCCAATACTGGTGTTGGTGAAAATGAAGACAACTCTGCAATATCAGTTAGAGATGCTGATGCAGTTAACTTGGATCCTCAAGTGGCTGGTGGAGCTGTTAATCTGAAGGAAAAAGACAGTGCCGAGTTCCCTTCTGTGCTTGGCCAAGATGATTCCCCACTTGGTTCAAATTCTGTTGTAATAACAAATGCTTCTATACGTGATGTACAGTTAGAGTCTGCTCATGTTCAGTTTTCTAATTCTAGTGATGCTCAGACTTTGCtggaaaaggaagaagaaactaCTAATTCTAATATCCTTCCTACAAGTGTTGATAGAACTGAAGTATCACCATCACAAGGTGAGTATGAAGATCTTGAAAGGGTATCTCGAGATCTTTCAGGCCTAGATTTGTCTGACCAAAACAATGAAGTTACTGAGGAAAATAGTTTTACTTTTAACCCAAGCCAATTGACTGGGAAAAACTATGCCTCTCCAGATGTGCATGTTATTGATAGCTTGGGTATTATGAACAAGGAACTGGTCAAAAGTGAGCCTGTGGCTGAAGACATGCACATTGAGGAGCACACTGAAGTTTCTCCAGACAAACTTACCGTTGAAGGTTCTCAAATGTCAGAAGAAATTGATTTGTCTTTGAATGAGAGGAATGAGAGCAATATGGTTCACTTTTCTGTAGAGCAAGGACCCGTTGATGTTGAAAATTCGCAGCAGATAAGCTTAGAAAGTATCTCAGTGCCCTCATTAAATGAAAGTCTGGGTAACAAATCCTTCGGTGCTGAAACCAGTGAAACTAGTGTAATCAGCATAGACAACACAAGTCATCATgaagaaactaaaataattgGTGTAGCTGTAAATGGAATGGATGAAGGAGCTAACTTGGAAGATGATCTCAACCAGACTGACATGTTATTGGAAGTCAACCAATCAAGTGACTTATCCAAGAATGGGCATGCTGGTGAAATTGATAAAACTACTCGTGATCTATGTGGGGAACCTGCTAGCAATCAGGAGAAAAGACCGGTTATTTCAGATTATGTAATCGATGAGCCCACAGGAAAGTCAATGGTCATAGAGTGCAAAGATATAGATCCTAAATCAGAAACCCAGGAAGATGTCAGAGAACATGAGGAATGCAATAAATCTGTTGGTACTTCTTCTGAATCACATCCAGCACAGGATGAAGGACTATTACTGAAGGCCACAGAAGATGTTGGGAAGCATTCATCACTGCCTACTATAAATTCTGAGCCAGCTGCTCAGAATGATTCTTCTGTTAAACATGATCAAGGTGGTCAGCCTGGCAAGGAAATTTCTGGGGTTTCTGCGACGCCTGTTCAAGATCAAAGTGGTAATGACATGGTTAAACATATTTCATCTGGAATCGATGCTTCAGTTTACTCCAGTAGCCGGTGTGACAGTTTGGAAGCCAATTGGGGATCTGTTTCAG TTCTCTCAATGCAATCTGATGCACATGCTATTATTGATACTGAAACTTCACCATCAACAGAAGTGGGGAAATCCAACTTGATCAATTCAAAAGCTACGTCTGAGAAACAGCCGTCTGGAAAATCAGAAATGTTTGAAGCACCATCTTTCATGACATTGGTAGAACCTAGGGATGCCACTAGCCATAAAGCACCTGCATCTGAAGACCAAAAGGGGAAGAATTCGAGTTCCACTTTGCAGGCTGGTTGGTTTACCTCTCAAACTCAGGTCATGAATGAGtctcaagcaagaaacaagaatgaagAGATAATAGCAAAGGTGACAAACTGGAGCACCCCTAAGGAGCACACCCCTCTGAAGAGCCTCTTAGGTGAGGCTGCTCACAGCCACAGCCCAAGTTCTCCAAAATTGGAAGAAAACTTGGCAAGCAGAAAGAATGGTAAACTTCCACAAAACAATGGTTCTGGATTGACAACTGTTAACTCCATTCTAGGTCCTGAATCGCCTTCAGCTCAAGCTCTGATAAACGACGCTGCAAAAGAATGGAACTCACCGGCAAGATATCCTGCGGAAATGAAGAGGGAAAAGAGGAAAGCCAAGAGCAGACCATATTGGATACAATTAGTATGTTGCTCATCAGTGGATCTTCAGAGAAGGCAAAAAACTGCCATATGA
- the LOC107482313 gene encoding protein TIC 22-like, chloroplastic — translation MNLDKCFSNFQNVLSDIQTNLSALAHNNPHARPPFHNALSALHRAFQGPTLSPPWARVAQSIMPMPRQPMSWEAIEERLEGVPVYALSNASEEFLLVAGVSTGKNLGLFCFNEDDAQALLRQVSTVDPRMRDGSKVVPVALNKVFQLKVNGVAFRLIPEQSQVKNALRVREKSGFAANSFPGVPVFQSKSLILKSQDKRYRPLFFRKEDLEKSLHRASSDQNQLNPTLRQGDIQVATLEDVIKQMKENSTSKWEDVVFIPPGFDVSTDPRKQRTP, via the exons ATGAACTTGGATAAGTGCTTCTCCAATTTCCAAAATGTACTCTCCGATATCCAAACAAACCTTTCTGCACTCGCCCATAACAACCCTCACGCGCGCCCTCCCTTTCACAACGCACTCTCCGCTCTCCACCGGGCCTTCCAGGGCCCAACATTGAGCCCACCGTGGGCCCGGGTCGCTCAGAGCATCATGCCGATGCCGAGGCAACCCATGTCATGGGAGGCAATCGAGGAGCGGCTTGAGGGCGTTCCCGTGTACGCGCTCAGCAACGCGTCGGAGGAGTTCTTGCTGGTTGCCGGAGTCTCCACCGGCAAGAATCTCGGCCTCTTCTGCTTCAACGAAGACGACGCCCAAGCTCTGCTCCGCCAGGTTTCAACCGTGGACCCTCGCATGCGTGACGGCTCCAAAGTTGTTCCCGTTGCGCTCAACAAG GTTTTTCAGCTGAAGGTGAATGGCGTGGCATTTAGATTGATACCTGAGCAATCTCAAGTAAAGAATGCCCTGCGA GTGAGGGAGAAATCTGGCTTTGCTGCCAATAGCTTTCCTGGTGTTCCTGTTTTCCAG TCTAAAAGTCTGATATTGAAGAGCCAGGATAAAAGATATCGTCCACTTTTCTTCAGAAAG GAGGACCTAGAAAAATCACTTCACAGGGCATCCAGTGATCAGAATCAATTAAACCCCACTTTAAGGCAAGGGGATATTCAG GTTGCCACTCTAGAAGATGTAATAAAGCAAATGAAG GAAAATTCAACATCGAAATGGGAAGATGTTGTTTTTATACCTCCTGGGTTTGATGTCTCAACTGATCCCAGAAAGCAGAGGACACCATGA
- the LOC107482315 gene encoding uncharacterized protein LOC107482315 isoform X2, which translates to MMDTEDQRKTHTPGHESHGVHLCHKCGWPFPNPHPSAKHRRAHKKICGTIEGYKLCSSEEQSRSNGSDDGHGSDDDKKSPGPEVLNIGNKEKDDSGIGDKVNRSEDEVFSDAVADFSDSQGVKESLQEGSLDSSTSVERDGKDDPKFSGSSKDSDFNDAVESQLTFESKDGCQNQHTKILQGERVEEENLPELQDQLSGSTATPLADSIADLRAEESAVVHSKDIFGLSTESHPSKPEAVPDLLPENTVNAGENVTDCNMRSAVLDTISEGKDEVNLIVSDSTSFGLSSESRPEKAEAMPDVLPKNDVQAGENVTDFSLTSAALDTNSKGKDKMRSDQDEVEIIAPSDAVVGETCEGGSKMAVKDAMNVGSSTVSDPHKAEVMPDVLPENKIYADENVRDCVFTSELGSSLKGKNEIKTDVEEVEIIVPSNTGVGENEDNSAISVRDADAVNLDPQVAGGAVNLKEKDSAEFPSVLGQDDSPLGSNSVVITNASIRDVQLESAHVQFSNSSDAQTLLEKEEETTNSNILPTSVDRTEVSPSQGEYEDLERVSRDLSGLDLSDQNNEVTEENSFTFNPSQLTGKNYASPDVHVIDSLGIMNKELVKSEPVAEDMHIEEHTEVSPDKLTVEGSQMSEEIDLSLNERNESNMVHFSVEQGPVDVENSQQISLESISVPSLNESLGNKSFGAETSETSVISIDNTSHHEETKIIGVAVNGMDEGANLEDDLNQTDMLLEVNQSSDLSKNGHAGEIDKTTRDLCGEPASNQEKRPVISDYVIDEPTGKSMVIECKDIDPKSETQEDVREHEECNKSVGTSSESHPAQDEGLLLKATEDVGKHSSLPTINSEPAAQNDSSVKHDQGGQPGKEISGVSATPVQDQSGNDMVKHISSGIDASVYSSSRCDSLEANWGSVSEVGKSNLINSKATSEKQPSGKSEMFEAPSFMTLVEPRDATSHKAPASEDQKGKNSSSTLQAGWFTSQTQVMNESQARNKNEEIIAKVTNWSTPKEHTPLKSLLGEAAHSHSPSSPKLEENLASRKNGKLPQNNGSGLTTVNSILGPESPSAQALINDAAKEWNSPARYPAEMKREKRKAKSRPYWIQLVCCSSVDLQRRQKTAI; encoded by the exons ATGATGGATACTGAAGATCAAAGAAAAACTCACACTCCAG GGCATGAGAGTCATGGAGTTCATCTCTGTCACAAATGTGGATGGCCTTTCCCGAATCCACATCCAAGTGCCAAGCACAGGCGTGCTCACAAGAAGATCTGTGGAACCATTGAAGGTTACAAGCTGTGTTCCTCCGAGGAACAATCTCGCTCAAACGGCTCAGATGATGGACATGGTtctgatgatgataaaaaatcCCCAg GTCCAGAGGTCTTGAATATAGGCAACAAGGAGAAGGATGATAGTGGAATTGGAGATAAAGTAAATAGATCAGAAGATGAGGTGTTTTCAGATGCAGTTGCAGACTTTTCAGATAGTCAAGGAGTTAAGGAATCTTTGCAGGAAGGTAGTTTGGACTCAAGTACCAGTGTGGAACGGGACGGCAAAgatgatccaaaattttcaggGTCTTCCAAGGACAGTGATTTTAATG ATGCGGTTGAGAGTCAGTTGACTTTTGAGTCAAAGGATGGCTGTCAAAATCAGCACACTAAAATTTTGCAAGGTGAAAGGGTTGAAGAGGAAAACTTACCAGAATTGCAAGATCAATTGTCAGGATCCACTGCGACACCATTAGCTGATTCCATTGCAGATTTACGAGCCGAAGAATCAGCTGTTGTCCATAGTAAGGATATCTTTGGCTTGTCAACTGAATCACATCCCAGCAAACCTGAAGCTGTGCCGGATTTGTTGCCTGAAAATACAGTCAATGCCGGTGAAAATGTGACAGATTGCAATATGAGATCTGCTGTATTGGATACTATTTCGGAAGGAAAGGATGAGGTTAACCTCATAGTCAGTGATTCTACTTCCTTTGGTTTGTCATCCGAATCACGTCCTGAAAAAGCTGAAGCCATGCCAGATGTATTGCCTAAAAATGATGTCCAAGCTGGTGAAAATGTGACAGATTTCAGTCTGACATCTGCTGCATTGGATACTAATTCGAAAGGGAAGGACAAGATGAGGTCTGATCAGGATGAAGTTGAAATTATAGCCCCTTCTGATGCTGTTGTGGGTGAAACATGTGAAGGAGGGTCTAAAATGGCAGTTAAGGATGCAATGAATGTTGGCTCGTCAACTGTATCAGATCCCCACAAAGCTGAAGTGATGCCAGATGTATTGCCTGAAAATAAGATATATGCTGATGAAAATGTGAGAGATTGCGTTTTTACATCTGAATTGGGGTCTAGTTtgaagggaaagaatgagatcAAAACAGATGTTGAAGAAGTTGAAATTATAGTCCCTTCCAATACTGGTGTTGGTGAAAATGAAGACAACTCTGCAATATCAGTTAGAGATGCTGATGCAGTTAACTTGGATCCTCAAGTGGCTGGTGGAGCTGTTAATCTGAAGGAAAAAGACAGTGCCGAGTTCCCTTCTGTGCTTGGCCAAGATGATTCCCCACTTGGTTCAAATTCTGTTGTAATAACAAATGCTTCTATACGTGATGTACAGTTAGAGTCTGCTCATGTTCAGTTTTCTAATTCTAGTGATGCTCAGACTTTGCtggaaaaggaagaagaaactaCTAATTCTAATATCCTTCCTACAAGTGTTGATAGAACTGAAGTATCACCATCACAAGGTGAGTATGAAGATCTTGAAAGGGTATCTCGAGATCTTTCAGGCCTAGATTTGTCTGACCAAAACAATGAAGTTACTGAGGAAAATAGTTTTACTTTTAACCCAAGCCAATTGACTGGGAAAAACTATGCCTCTCCAGATGTGCATGTTATTGATAGCTTGGGTATTATGAACAAGGAACTGGTCAAAAGTGAGCCTGTGGCTGAAGACATGCACATTGAGGAGCACACTGAAGTTTCTCCAGACAAACTTACCGTTGAAGGTTCTCAAATGTCAGAAGAAATTGATTTGTCTTTGAATGAGAGGAATGAGAGCAATATGGTTCACTTTTCTGTAGAGCAAGGACCCGTTGATGTTGAAAATTCGCAGCAGATAAGCTTAGAAAGTATCTCAGTGCCCTCATTAAATGAAAGTCTGGGTAACAAATCCTTCGGTGCTGAAACCAGTGAAACTAGTGTAATCAGCATAGACAACACAAGTCATCATgaagaaactaaaataattgGTGTAGCTGTAAATGGAATGGATGAAGGAGCTAACTTGGAAGATGATCTCAACCAGACTGACATGTTATTGGAAGTCAACCAATCAAGTGACTTATCCAAGAATGGGCATGCTGGTGAAATTGATAAAACTACTCGTGATCTATGTGGGGAACCTGCTAGCAATCAGGAGAAAAGACCGGTTATTTCAGATTATGTAATCGATGAGCCCACAGGAAAGTCAATGGTCATAGAGTGCAAAGATATAGATCCTAAATCAGAAACCCAGGAAGATGTCAGAGAACATGAGGAATGCAATAAATCTGTTGGTACTTCTTCTGAATCACATCCAGCACAGGATGAAGGACTATTACTGAAGGCCACAGAAGATGTTGGGAAGCATTCATCACTGCCTACTATAAATTCTGAGCCAGCTGCTCAGAATGATTCTTCTGTTAAACATGATCAAGGTGGTCAGCCTGGCAAGGAAATTTCTGGGGTTTCTGCGACGCCTGTTCAAGATCAAAGTGGTAATGACATGGTTAAACATATTTCATCTGGAATCGATGCTTCAGTTTACTCCAGTAGCCGGTGTGACAGTTTGGAAGCCAATTGGGGATCTGTTTCAG AAGTGGGGAAATCCAACTTGATCAATTCAAAAGCTACGTCTGAGAAACAGCCGTCTGGAAAATCAGAAATGTTTGAAGCACCATCTTTCATGACATTGGTAGAACCTAGGGATGCCACTAGCCATAAAGCACCTGCATCTGAAGACCAAAAGGGGAAGAATTCGAGTTCCACTTTGCAGGCTGGTTGGTTTACCTCTCAAACTCAGGTCATGAATGAGtctcaagcaagaaacaagaatgaagAGATAATAGCAAAGGTGACAAACTGGAGCACCCCTAAGGAGCACACCCCTCTGAAGAGCCTCTTAGGTGAGGCTGCTCACAGCCACAGCCCAAGTTCTCCAAAATTGGAAGAAAACTTGGCAAGCAGAAAGAATGGTAAACTTCCACAAAACAATGGTTCTGGATTGACAACTGTTAACTCCATTCTAGGTCCTGAATCGCCTTCAGCTCAAGCTCTGATAAACGACGCTGCAAAAGAATGGAACTCACCGGCAAGATATCCTGCGGAAATGAAGAGGGAAAAGAGGAAAGCCAAGAGCAGACCATATTGGATACAATTAGTATGTTGCTCATCAGTGGATCTTCAGAGAAGGCAAAAAACTGCCATATGA
- the LOC107482314 gene encoding xyloglucan endotransglucosylase/hydrolase 2 (The sequence of the model RefSeq protein was modified relative to this genomic sequence to represent the inferred CDS: added 85 bases not found in genome assembly), with product MGSTCTNHNGFYVGIMVIGLVVVSTMVGSCEGNFNQEFDLTWGGNRAKIFGGGQLLSLSLDRVSGSGFQSKREYLFGRIDMQLKLVAGNSAGTVTAYYLSSQGPTHDEIDFEFLGNLSGDPYTLHTNIFTQGKGDREQQFHLWFDPTKNFHTYSVIWKPQHIIFLVDNIPIRVFKNAESMGVPFPKKQPMRIYSSLWNADDWATRGGLVKTDWAKAPFTAYYRNFRATQLSSASLRPNTRSSEWETSDIDAIGRRRLRWVQKYFMIYNYCNDFKRFPQGLPAECRSRF from the exons ATGGGTTCTACTTGTACTAATCATAATGGGTTCTATGTGGGTATTATGGTGATTGGGTTAGTGGTAGTCAGCACCATGGTGGGTTCATGTGAAGGTAACTTCAACCAAGAGTTTGATCTAACATGGGGTGGTAACCGTGCCAAGATATTTGGCGGTGGCCAGCT TTTCAATCAAAGAGAGAGTATCTCTTTGGTAGAATTGATATGCAGCTCAAGCTTGTTGCTGGCAACTCTGCTGGCACTGTCACTGCTTACTAC TTATCATCACAAGGACCAACACACGATGAAATTGATTTCGAGTTCTTGGGAAACTTAAGCGGTGACCCTTACACACTGCACACAAACATCTTCACCCAAGGCAAAGGTGACAGAGAGCAACAGTTCCACCTTTGGTTTGATCCCACCAAGAACTTCCACACTTACTCTGTCATTTGGAAGCCCCAACATATCAT ATTCTTGGTTGATAACATCCCAATAAGGGTTTTCAAGAACGCAGAATCTATGGGGGTTCCTTTCCCAAAGAAACAACCAATGAGAATCTATTCGAGTCTGTGGAACGCAGATGATTGGGCCACGAGAGGTGGGCTTGTGAAGACTGATTGGGCCAAAGCACCGTTCACTGCATACTACAGAAACTTTAGGGCCACGCAGCTCTCATCAGCCTCTCTGAGGCCCAACACGCGCTCTTCAGAGTGGGAAACAAGTGACATTGACGCAATTGGAAGGAGAAGGCTGAGGTGGGTTCAGAAGTATTTCATGATCTATAATTACTGCAATGATTTC